One region of Quercus lobata isolate SW786 chromosome 2, ValleyOak3.0 Primary Assembly, whole genome shotgun sequence genomic DNA includes:
- the LOC115975150 gene encoding mitochondrial import inner membrane translocase subunit Tim13 has translation MDSFSSSPSSGSNSQFQSEQLKNQLKAQLAQAYIEQFMETISTKCFDKCITKPGSSMSGSESSCISRCVDRYIEATGIITSTLFSSPH, from the exons ATGGATTCGTTTTCATCATCGCCGTCAAGCGGATCCAACTCTCAATTCCAATCCGAACAGTTGAAGAACCAGCTCAAGGCACAATTAGCTCAGGCTTATATTGAGCAGTTCATGGAG ACAATAAGCACAAAGTGCTTTGACAAGTGTATTACAAAACCAGGGTCTAGCATGAGCGGGAGTGAGAGTAGTTGCATCTCTAGGTGTGTGGATCGCTACATTGAGGCCACTGGTATTATTACCAGTACTCTCTTTAGCTCACCACACTAA
- the LOC115975149 gene encoding probable F-box protein At2g36090, producing the protein MEHHMCHLKELSRDILADIFVRTDGSTLASAACACCELHDVARDQSLWRQLCRATWPSTALEEAQHVISSSPIGGFDKFYAYSYPLILHAKGTKPMPFKCPELKTHVSPSELASLVDVYFRKECVLSKVLDGIPEAMNFSHAKDSEYNWNMNSNDCWRWYSNCPFKLELLSLDYDKFTGFYNESYANNENDNHCHGLDANDEGRGFPSTSGVDDENLRHDYSMELMESLRLSWVLLDKKNGRSVNLSSWKPLLVQKTWPFHGVYLIHFGSIVAVEESLLPHKLSKCIIIVRCKMTEGEGCPKWMEISMQMEDLTGASVSGSKGLMVLNHALNCLQSSNHLEVEQGFHQYEKKRREMMKKKQFRETLIDSFCVTIEITVLVVFCYYFFIF; encoded by the coding sequence ATGGAGCACCATATGTGTCATTTAAAGGAACTTAGCAGGGATATCTTGGCAGATATCTTTGTTAGAACTGATGGTTCAACCCTGGCTTCTGCTGCCTGTGCTTGTTGTGAACTCCATGATGTTGCCCGAGACCAAAGCTTATGGAGACAGTTATGTCGGGCCACATGGCCATCTACTGCACTTGAAGAAGCCCAACATGTTATTTCATCTTCACCCATTGGTGGTTTTGACAAGTTCTATGCCTACTCTTATCCCCTAATATTACATGCCAAAGGTACCAAACCTATGCCCTTCAAATGTCCAGAACTAAAAACCCATGTTTCCCCTTCTGAACTTGCATCGCTAGTAGATGTCTACTTCAGGAAAGAGTGTGTTCTATCTAAAGTATTAGATGGCATACCTGAAGCTATGAATTTTAGCCATGCCAAAGATAGTGAATACAATTGGAACATGAACTCTAACGACTGTTGGAGATGGTACTCAAATTGCCCATTTAAACTAGAGCTGTTGAGCCTTGATTATGACAAATTCACAGGCTTTTACAATGAAAGCTATGCCAACAACGAAAACGACAATCATTGCCATGGCCTTGATGCCAATGATGAAGGAAGAGGCTTTCCATCCACATCAGGGGTTGATGATGAAAATTTGAGACATGATTACAGCATGGAGCTGATGGAGAGCCTCAGGTTAAGTTGGGTGCTGCTCGACAAGAAAAACGGCAGAAGTGTTAATCTCTCAAGCTGGAAGCCATTGTTAGTACAGAAAACCTGGCCTTTTCATGGGGTTTATTTGATTCACTTTGGAAGCATTGTAGCAGTAGAGGAGAGCTTGCTGCCTCACAAGTTGTCCAAGTGCATAATAATTGTTAGATGCAAGATGACAGAAGGTGAAGGGTGTCCAAAATGGATGGAAATCAGCATGCAAATGGAGGACTTGACAGGGGCAAGTGTTAGTGGAAGTAAGGGCTTGATGGTCCTGAATCATGCTCTAAACTGCTTGCAGAGTTCAAATCACCTTGAAGTTGAACAGGGTTTTCATCAGTATgagaagaaaaggagagagatgatgaagaaaaaacaATTCAGAGAAACATTAATTGACAGTTTTTGTGTAACAATTGAGATTACCGTCTTAGTTgttttttgttactatttttttattttctaa
- the LOC115975151 gene encoding protein DMR6-LIKE OXYGENASE 2-like, translating into MAATTTTATATKVLLTDLASSVNHVPSNYIRPISDRPNLSDVQSSDASIPLIDLQGLQGPNHSNIIKQIGQACRQEGFFQIKNHGIPETLISTIMNIAREFFRLPESERMKSYSDDPTKTTRLSTSFNVKTEKVSNWRDFLRLHCYPLEDYVNEWPSNPSSFREDVAEYCTSVRGLVLRLLEAISESLGLERDCIEKASGKQGQHMALNYYPPCPQPELTYGLPGHTDPNLITILLQDDVPGLQVLRNGKWIAVNPIPNTFIVNIGDQMQVLSNDQYKSVLHRAVVNCNKERISIPTFYCPSNDALIGPAKDLIDNDHPAIYRNFTYAEYYEKFWNRGLATECCLDMFKTSSA; encoded by the exons ATggcagccaccaccaccaccgccaccgccaccaaAGTACTTCTAACCGACCTTGCTTCAAGTGTGAACCATGTTCCCTCAAACTACATTCGACCCATTTCCGACCGACCAAACCTCTCTGATGTTCAATCCTCGGATGCCTCCATTCCTCTTATTGATCTCCAAGGCTTACAAGGCCCCAACCACTCCAACATTATCAAACAGATTGGCCAAGCTTGCCGACAAGAAGGTTTCTTTCAG ATTAAAAACCATGGAATACCGGAGACACTGATTAGTACAATTATGAACATAGCAAGAGAATTTTTCCGATTGCCAGAGAGTGAGAGGATGAAGAGTTACTCGGATGACCCAACAAAAACCACCAGGCTTTCTACTAGTTTCAATGTAAAGACTGAGAAGGTATCAAACTGGAGGGATTTTTTAAGACTCCATTGTTACCCTCTTGAGGACTACGTGAACGAATGGCCTTCTAATCCTTCTTCCTTTAG gGAGGATGTGGCTGAGTATTGCACCAGTGTTAGAGGATTAGTGCTAAGGTTGCTAGAGGCCATATCAGAGAGCTTGGGCCTAGAAAGAGATTGCATTGAAAAGGCTTCAGGCAAGCAGGGTCAACATATGGCATTGAATTATTATCCACCTTGTCCACAGCCAGAGCTTACTTATGGGTTGCCTGGTCATACTGATCCTAACTTAATCACAATTCTTCTTCAAGATGATGTGCCTGGATTGCAGGTCTTAAGAAATGGCAAATGGATTGCTGTCAATCCTATTCCCAATACCTTCATTGTCAACATTGGTGACCAAATGCAG GTACTTAGCAATGATCAATACAAAAGTGTGCTTCATCGAGCTGTTGTGAACTGCAACAAAGAGCGAATATCAATCCCAACATTCTACTGTCCATCAAATGATGCTCTAATAGGACCTGCTAAGGATCTTATCGACAATGATCATCCTGCAATCTATAGAAATTTTACATATGCAGAATACTATGAGAAATTCTGGAACAGAGGACTTGCAACTGAATGTTGTTTAGACATGTTCAAAACATCTAGTGCTTGA
- the LOC115975154 gene encoding caffeic acid 3-O-methyltransferase 1-like — MSSKESQIGASTNEEDSLSQYAMQLATASVLPMVLKAAVELGVLEILDRAGPGALLSSSQIASQLPTHSNQDKSLLLDCMLKLLASHSVLACSIATHQHDGQVSRLYGLAPVSKYFIKNQDGIGGSLAPLLDLFQDKVEMNTWYHLKDAVLEGGLPFYRAYGMNAVEYIGKDDKFREIFKGSMKDFNPLVMKKILEKYKGFEGLKLLVDVGGGDGTILNMIISKYPTIKGVNFDLASVLEKSPSYPGIKHVAGDMFVNIPKGDAIFMKWIVHGWDGKYCLKILKNCHEALPDQGKVILVDMVIPEAPATTAADKSLFQLYLFLMKTNPDGKERTEREFESLAKEAGFSSIQVACCAYNFSVVELYKNM, encoded by the exons ATGAGCTCCAAGGAAAGCCAGATTGGTGCATCCACCAATGAAGAGGACAGTCTTTCCCAGTATGCAATGCAACTAGCAACTGCATCAGTGTTGCCCATGGTATTGAAAGCAGCAGTAGAGCTTGGTGTGCTTGAGATTTTGGATAGAGCTGGTCCTGGAGCACTTCTTTCTAGTTCCCAAATAGCATCCCAGCTCCCCACTCACAGCAATCAAGACAAGTCTTTGCTTCTTGATTGTATGCTCAAGCTTCTTGCTAGCCACTCTGTACTCGCTTGCTCTATTGCCACCCATCAGCATGATGGCCAGGTTTCAAGGCTCTATGGTTTGGCACCTGTTTCCAAATACTTCATCAAAAACCAGGATGGAATTGGAGGATCACTTGCACCCTTGTTAGATTTGTTCCAGGACAAGGTCGAGATGAATACCTG GTACCATTTGAAAGATGCAGTTCTGGAAGGAGGACTTCCATTTTACAGGGCTTATGGAATGAATGCAGTTGAGTACATTGGGAAGGATGACAAATTCCGTGAAATTTTTAAGGGCTCAATGAAAGATTTTAACCCATTAGTTATGAAGAAGATTCTTGAGAAATACAAGGGTTTTGAAGGTCTGAAATTGCTGGTGGATGTAGGAGGTGGTGATGGCACCATCCTTAACATGATCATCTCCAAGTACCCTACCATTAAGGGTGTCAACTTTGACTTGGCCTCTGTTTTAGAAAAGTCACCCTCCTATCCTG GTATCAAGCACGTTGCAGGAGACATGTTTGTAAACATTCCAAAAGGAGATGCCATTTTCATGAAG TGGATAGTTCATGGTTGGGATGGCAAATACTGCTTGAAGATACTAAAAAACTGCCATGAAGCACTACCAGACCAGGGGAAAGTGATACTAGTAGATATGGTGATTCCAGAAGCCCCTGCAACTACCGCTGCTGATAAAAGCTTGTTTCAGTTATATTTGTTCCTGATGAAGACAAACCCGGATGGTAAAGAAAGGACAGAAAGAGAATTCGAAAGTTTGGCAAAAGAAGCAGGATTTTCCAGCATTCAAGTGGCATGTTGTGCTTATAATTTTTCCGTTGTGGAGTTGTACAAAAATATGTAA